The sequence below is a genomic window from Lodderomyces elongisporus chromosome 2, complete sequence.
ATGTGTTCATTGTACGAATGTTTGAGCACAAACAAGATTTAAACTTGATTTATACACAATTAGAATTTTCGTTTGTGCAGCTAtcaaaattgttgaaggTACCATTGGGAGGAGAAGATGATTTGAAACACAGATTGTTACTTGGCGTTTCCTACGTTGAGTATCAAGGTGTAATAGAAAATCAAGAAGATGTGGCAAATGCAGTAGTTGCATTGTCTATGTTTTGCTTACAATGGCTAGCCCAAAAATTAGCTAAGgtaataaaagaaaataaagaaagcaGTGGAGAAAATATATCTCTACTCAAGTTGGTCCCTAGAGCAATGCTGCAAACTGGAAACATGCATAAATGGATGATGCAACGAGCGACGACAGATATAGGAAAATATCGAACCAATTGTAAAAAATTATTACAAGGATTTATCAAGATTTGTGAACGCCAAATTAAAACAAGTACAAATGTGCTTGATGATACCTTGACTGCTCTCAAGTTGAGGCTTGCAGAAGTAACcaaagaaatggaaaagacaGATGTAAACGAACAAAAACtaaacaagaaagaaaatgtgATTGTTCCGGACCTTGTACAAAGAGTAACTTCTAATGTGCACTTGCTCAAGGACGATGCAGTACTTttacaattgaaaaaactTGACTGGAATACTGATAGTATAGCATATTTCACCCAAGCTTTCTCGACTCAGATGGTTGATATCGTGGAGTTTACAAAACATTATCAAAATATCTTTGATCATTTAATCATTATAGTTAGAGACACATTATCTCCACCATTAATACCAAGTCTCAAGCAAATGTTTAGTATTTTTCAGTTTTACaagcaaaggaaaaggatgAGAAACGTGTCAAATTTGTTATACAATTTGGGTAGAAAAACAAGTGACACTGGCCTATTGGAAACATCAGCTCTTTATGAATGTCTCGTTTTTGAATTGGAGCCTACATCTGCAAGCTTAGATATACTTGTCAAAAAGGTCAAGGCCATGTGTTGTGTTATCAATAGTAGTGAAAGAAACAGCAACAGAAGCATGCAAaacaatgacaatgacATTGACATTGACAACAATAAAGCAGTGTTCTTACAATTTTTACGATGCTGTGAAAaaatttctgttttttcaCAAACACAACTTGCTCAAATATGtgatctttttttgcaaatccCCGACAGGTTAATGTACCTTTATGCGGTGAGTGAATCCTTCAAATTAGAGTTTTTGCAAGCTATTTCCAATCACTTGCGGTTAAATCTGTCGATTAAAATTTCAACTTTCCGACATAAAGTTGAACAGTTTGTCACGTTTTCAGACctgaaaaataaagcacAAGTTCTCAACGCATTTGTTTCTGATAGCGAAGGATACCTGGAGCtgaaaaaagtgaaaaggGAAATTGATCCATTAGCCAGTATTAGTCAGAGACTCTTGGACTGCAGCCAGTTCTCTCAAGCTTTGATCAAAGACTGCTTTGATACTTTTAAACAATGGGAACCAACATCTCAGTGTTTAAAAGAATATGACCTAATCAAAcatgttttttgtttctttcaaaaCCATGGATTGTCTAGTGTTATACTTGTCCTTGCGAAAATACTCGAAGACAAAGTAGCAGATTTGGCTCTTCAAATATATCTacaatttgcaaaatgcaaCGCTTGTGAGCGTTTATCCATGTTTGATGATTGGCGGAAATCACTTCAAATTTTGCAGCTGTTGTTAAAGCGGACGCAAAAGACATCAATAAGAGATATTATTAACTACCGTGTGGAAAACATTAAATTGTGTATTGCTGAGAGTAACGTTAATATGGCGAGGGAAAAGTTTGCTGAGTTGATCAAAGTCATATCTCAAAGACCTGAATTTGATACTGTACGCTCAAATTCATTACCATTACTGGAAAAACTAAacaatttctcaattttGGGTAATTTGCATTTTCTAGCTTCGAAAATATGTCACCATCCAGTGGATTCATATGCTCACATCAAGATGAGTTTACAAATATTGTATTCGATTCATAAAACTTGCAGTGATTTACCTTTGAAAAGCTTACCCTTGAGATCACATGAGTCTTGGATGATATCCCATGAGCTCAAATACAGATGTCTTCATTTACTCAGTGATGTATACGAGTGTGCTATTCTTAATCTCGTTGACTTGGGCTTGTCTAACAAATTGGGTGTTTATCTTAATGAATGGACAAACATAAATGACTTGATGGACCTGCCTATTGTTAAAGAAGTCAATAAACTTAAGTTATCACTCTATGGAGGAATTgccaaaatgaaaaatttctCAACGTATACAGAAACAAATGATACATTTGTCAATAAAAATATCACGGTAATGTACCTTcagcaaataaaaaaaggcaTGGGAGAATACACAGAAAACATCCACCTTGACCTGCAATTTGTGTTCAAAGCTACCCAAAATGCTTTAGAATTAAATTTTGATACAATAACTCACATATATGAGCTGAAACAGTATCAACAGTTTGACTCGTACAATTCACAAACTAATCAATTTGCAAGCAATATAAAAATGTCTTTTGAAACTAGTTTGCAAAAGTTGATTGCAAGCAGTAGTCCACAATACACTCCTTTTGATGTACAAATCTTTCCCGCAATTGCTAATGTTACGGATCCAACTATAAGACAAATCCCAACACAGATATTTGCAGCGTTACTTGACTGTAAAGACCAGCTTCTTGCGATGCTTCAACTGTCTGTTTCGCTAGTTCAATTGAGACTGttattgtttcttctttcgcgCTGCATCCATTTGATTTCTTTGATAGGTGTCTATAAGGGTAAGGAAATGTTATTAAAACTATATTTTTATCAAGACCTCATCAAATTCAATCCCTTTAAGAACCAAAGAGCCATTGCCGTCTTACCAAAACTTGACTTTGTTCCAAAATCTCCAAGACCTTTTTCTCAATTGAACATGGATGCAGAATACCAAGATTTCAAACTGAATTTGGAATTCTATCTACCAAATAACTACAATGTTATTACTATGGATATATGTGAACATACCGGAGATCTTTTGTTGTCCAAATGCAGTCGAGGTTCGTTACCTATATTTATAAGACTATCACTTGAAAGGTATATTGATCGCGAAGGTATCGATGTGATGAATTTTGAAAGATTAAAGCAAGAATTCAACCGCATTTTTGAAGAGAATCGTAAACTGACACATAACTCTACAACGTCCATGATCAAAACCGTTGATGATAGGAAAGGTTGGTGGAAACAAAGGTTCACATTGGATTATGAGCTCAAAGATCTATGTCAACATGTTGAGGATTTCTGGTTAGGAGGTTTCAAAGGAATATTTGCCTCCAATAATTTGAATAGTCACTTGTATTCAAAGTTCAAAGAGGAGCTAGTGAAAATTTTGCAAACACTGGTTTCAAGGACAATAAATGAAGGGATTGTTCTTGCTGAATTTGTTTATGAATGTTTTTTCGCATTACTGCAATATGAACGCTCTGCTGTAAGTGATTTGTTATCGTACATCATTCTGATCACAAGCCTACATACCAATATTGACAGCAGCAATAACCGAAACAACAGTAAGATTACAGTGTCTGGTATACGCTTGGAAAAGTTGCATCGGGCTATAGAGCAATTGATTGCTAAATTTGCTCTATTGAAAGGATTCGATACGAAGAGTCACATTGTTCTTATCCCAAGCTCAAGATGTTCGTTTTTTCCATGGGAGTCGATGGATATATTACGCAACCAATCAGTTACTAGAATGCCCTCAGTCTCTATGCTTTTAGAGACTttaaaaacagaaaaggaaaaaaagaaggtgaTGGGTAAAGAAATCGGAAataaaattggaaaagaaaaaggaaatataGAGCACCAGGAACAAGTTCTTGACCAAAGAAACGTGTATTATCTAATCAACCCTGGTggtgatttgaaaaatagtCAAGAAAGATTTGGCCCTATTGTCGACTCGTTCCCGCATTGGAGAGGTTTAGTTGGCTCAAAACCTGATGAAAATCAAATGGTTGAAAACATAATGAACTCTGATTTGTACATTTACATTGGCCATGGCAGTGGTGATCAATATATCAAAATGTCAAACTTGATGAAACAGACATTTGATAATACGAAATCAAAAAGTACTAATTTACCGCCTACGCTACTTCTCGGCTGCTCGTCTGGTGAAATTCGTGATTGTGGAGCGCTTGAGCCACAAGGAACTTTTCTTCGTTGGCTAAGTTGTAAATCGCCACTAATCATAGCCAACTTATGGGATGTAACCGATAAGGATATCGATGCTTTTACAATCACCATGTTCACGCATTGGGGATTGATTGATGAAGGTAGCGTTGATACCAGGGAGAACTTGAGAAATAAGAGTGGAAACAGAGATGGAAATAGCATTAAAGGGTGGAGCAGAGAGAATATAGCGCAAGCtgtaaagaaaagtagATCGGTATGCAATTTGAAATATTTGAATGGCGCAGCTCCAGTTATATATGGACTTCCATTAAGTTTAAATAACTGATACAaagacatttttttttgtttatcccttgtcttccttttttttttagttatCACTAAAACTATTCGAACGAATGTTTTGAAGTAGATTAATAAATATACTTGTACTAGTTTATAATATAAAGTAATaattaaatttttgattAACAATTGCAAACAGTGGGAAGTAAAGTATAAAGCATTTGTACTTTGTATAGTTTTTAATGAAGTAAAAAGTATAGAAAATTGGCAACTTGTCCGAGTGGTTAAGGAGAAAGACTTGAATTAACCATTGTGTTGAAATTCAAAGTTATCTTTTGGGCTCTGCCCGCGTAGGTTCGAGTCCTGCAGTTGTcgttaattttttttgttttttctattgaagatttgttttttttttacctttttgcaaaagagaagattcaacaattggtattttgtttttttaagaTTGAGTTTCAAGATGTGCAAAGCAAGCTTGTGTGTGTACCTAAATAGATTAGTATTTGTTTTCACAAGACTTAAGGGTTGACAAAGTCGATCAACCTTCGGTATCATACGATTTCGGAAGTATGTCACTTCttatttttctgtttttttgcaCTCAAATTCCATTGATTTCGCGCgatttggttgcaaaatctCAGAAAAAATTTTGCTTATCGTTTATATTCTTGGGAAATCAATACCTAGTAAGAAAGAATACATACCTCGCCAATTtggattctttttttgtttctcaaaATGTACTATCCAGTGGTTGACTTTGCTAGcgaaaacaaagcaaatcaaaacaaatcaaacaagTAATATATATTCAAAATTACCTACACTATCAAAGGCGATATCAATTAACAAGTTAATACAGAAATTAATTTGGAAGAAGCAAAGCtcacaagcttttcttcaaaacctacttct
It includes:
- the ESP1 gene encoding separin protein (MEROPS:MER0010982; BUSCO:EOG092603JK) translates to MDALISSYLRLSNRDPLSASKTENLPNFDLKRMESTVLQSLEKQLFENVNLQTSNQLDSMCMKFEFLCQIYKKSKDAGNWLKTLKRHHVFIVRMFEHKQDLNLIYTQLEFSFVQLSKLLKVPLGGEDDLKHRLLLGVSYVEYQGVIENQEDVANAVVALSMFCLQWLAQKLAKVIKENKESSGENISLLKLVPRAMSQTGNMHKWMMQRATTDIGKYRTNCKKLLQGFIKICERQIKTSTNVLDDTLTALKLRLAEVTKEMEKTDVNEQKLNKKENVIVPDLVQRVTSNVHLLKDDAVLLQLKKLDWNTDSIAYFTQAFSTQMVDIVEFTKHYQNIFDHLIIIVRDTLSPPLIPSLKQMFSIFQFYKQRKRMRNVSNLLYNLGRKTSDTGLLETSALYECLVFELEPTSASLDILVKKVKAMCCVINSSERNSNRSMQNNDNDIDIDNNKAVFLQFLRCCEKISVFSQTQLAQICDLFLQIPDRLMYLYAVSESFKLEFLQAISNHLRLNSSIKISTFRHKVEQFVTFSDSKNKAQVLNAFVSDSEGYSESKKVKREIDPLASISQRLLDCSQFSQALIKDCFDTFKQWEPTSQCLKEYDLIKHVFCFFQNHGLSSVILVLAKILEDKVADLALQIYLQFAKCNACERLSMFDDWRKSLQILQSLLKRTQKTSIRDIINYRVENIKLCIAESNVNMAREKFAELIKVISQRPEFDTVRSNSLPLSEKLNNFSILGNLHFLASKICHHPVDSYAHIKMSLQILYSIHKTCSDLPLKSLPLRSHESWMISHELKYRCLHLLSDVYECAILNLVDLGLSNKLGVYLNEWTNINDLMDSPIVKEVNKLKLSLYGGIAKMKNFSTYTETNDTFVNKNITVMYLQQIKKGMGEYTENIHLDSQFVFKATQNALELNFDTITHIYESKQYQQFDSYNSQTNQFASNIKMSFETSLQKLIASSSPQYTPFDVQIFPAIANVTDPTIRQIPTQIFAALLDCKDQLLAMLQSSVSLVQLRSLLFLLSRCIHLISLIGVYKGKEMLLKLYFYQDLIKFNPFKNQRAIAVLPKLDFVPKSPRPFSQLNMDAEYQDFKSNLEFYLPNNYNVITMDICEHTGDLLLSKCSRGSLPIFIRLSLERYIDREGIDVMNFERLKQEFNRIFEENRKSTHNSTTSMIKTVDDRKGWWKQRFTLDYELKDLCQHVEDFWLGGFKGIFASNNLNSHLYSKFKEELVKILQTSVSRTINEGIVLAEFVYECFFALSQYERSAVSDLLSYIISITSLHTNIDSSNNRNNSKITVSGIRLEKLHRAIEQLIAKFALLKGFDTKSHIVLIPSSRCSFFPWESMDILRNQSVTRMPSVSMLLETLKTEKEKKKVMGKEIGNKIGKEKGNIEHQEQVLDQRNVYYLINPGGDLKNSQERFGPIVDSFPHWRGLVGSKPDENQMVENIMNSDLYIYIGHGSGDQYIKMSNLMKQTFDNTKSKSTNLPPTLLLGCSSGEIRDCGALEPQGTFLRWLSCKSPLIIANLWDVTDKDIDAFTITMFTHWGLIDEGSVDTRENLRNKSGNRDGNSIKGWSRENIAQAVKKSRSVCNLKYLNGAAPVIYGLPLSLNN